One segment of Nothobranchius furzeri strain GRZ-AD chromosome 13, NfurGRZ-RIMD1, whole genome shotgun sequence DNA contains the following:
- the si:ch211-137a8.2 gene encoding nesprin-2 isoform X2, which yields MLSCDGDPADEAVGSEVHLDLSQHPSYSGSAPLELEEEETGQGCETQSQDGRLQRCGQLDKRWILWHEFMKEHAHLDTWLRFAEQAVTSLSPAYITYSVAKEELKKFERLRSEAGSQLIQVDSLTRRNRTLTRLFQGTMQARLLASARECGQRWDDVNAKLESTGAQLQRFITEWEEFEAEREELGLWLADMDACLTEIDHMTGSNCKKLRRLQSFQQSVCENSGRVNALLQRGEVLIQRCQPADAQHVEGRLLELLRRCSHVYNNIASTHTRLLSMRLVFEDDWILSPTSDSGCPSESLHDGEEAFDKYHLDLPSVSNRLKDLRASGNSAAASPPRRPSPTHHPPPPPSPSFPTHEHMGLEWDPSVDIGRSVSHDDADSSYFSASTGLCQRGGMKRWSYLSSFDSVSDISADLTNQEVDVGSEEWLDHAAPRLLALRQDGDQWTTSTPAREDDEPMRFDGGRVKAWLSVQSSTPSENRTSCSKAVQTDGEVKGLDDCRHTDQLKRRYDDTHHLPVSLLLASHCLDTKPWERRTHLQPDLQDFSCCEEDEQLLSDQRLTSRAAASCSSSALLLLAAALVLFGSLIAVVMEPPCHRGNQMFRTFHLMLSYVNGPPPT from the exons ATGCTCAGCTGTGATGGTGACCCTGCAGATGAAGCCGTGGGCTCGGAGGTCCATCTGGATCTTTCCCAGCACCCCTCCTACTCCGGCTCTGCTCCTTTAGAGCTAGAAGAAGAGGAAACGGGACAAGGATGTGAAACCCAAAGCCAAGATGGACGCCTTCAGAGATGCGGACA GTTGGATAAGAGGTGGATTCTCTGGCATGAGTTCATGAAGGAACACGCCCACTTAGACACTTGGCTGCGATTTGCTGAGCAGGCTGTTACCTCTTTAAGCCCCGCCTACATTACTTATAGTGTTGCCAAAGAGGAGCTGAAGAAGTTTGAG AGGTTGCGGTCTGAGGCAGGATCTCAGCTCATCCAGGTAGACAGTCTGACCCGCAGAAATCGGACATTGACTCGACTTTTCCAGGGCACAATGCAAGCCCGGCTGCTGGCATCGGCGCGGGAATGTGGCCAACGATGGGACGACGTGAACGCCAAACTGGAGTCCACCGGAGCACAGCTGCAG CGCTTCATCACGGAGTGGGAGGAGTTTGaagcagaaagggaggagcttggtCTCTGGTTGGCTGACATGGACGCTTGTCTAACTGAAATCGATCACATGACAGGAAGCAACTGTAAAAAACTGAGACGGCTTCAG TCGTTCCAGCAGTCCGTGTGCGAGAACTCGGGCCGTGTGAACGCCCTGCTGCAGCGTGGCGAGGTGCTGATCCAGCGCTGCCAACCAGCTGATGCTCAGCATGTGGAGGGCCGATTGCTGGAGCTGCTGCGGCGGTGCAGCCATGTCTACAACAACATCGCCAGCACACACACTCGTCTCCTCAGCATGAgactg GTTTTCGAGGACGACTGGATTCTGTCCCCGACTTCAGACTCCGGCTGTCCTTCAGAGAGTCTGCATGACGGCGAGGAAGCGTTTGATAAGTACCACCTGGACCTCCCTTCGGTTTCAAACCGCCTTAAAG ATCTCAGAGCATCAGGTAACTCTGCTGCAGCCTCCCCCCCACGCCGGCCTTCACCCACCCACCACCCTCCTCCTCCGCCGTCTCCGTCCTTTCCTACCCATGAGCACATGGGGCTGGAGTGGGACCCCTCGGTGGACATTGGACGCTCCGTCTCCCATGACGATGCAGACTCTTCGTATTTCAGCGCCAGCACAG GTTTGTGCCAACGAGGTGGCATGAAGCGGTGGAGCTACCTCAGCTCCTTTGACTCTGTTTCTGACATCAGTGCTGACCTCACAAACCAGGAAGTAGATGTT GGTTCAGAGGAGTGGCTCGACCATGCTGCACCCAGACTCCTCGCTCTCAGGCAAGATGGGGACCAATGGACAACCTCCACTCCTGCCAGAGAAGACGATGAGCCAATGAGGTTTGATGGAGGGCGTGTGAAGGCGTGGCTGAGTGTCCAGAGCTCCACCCCCTCTGAGAACAGGACTTCTTGTTCCAAGGCAGTCCAGACTGACGGAGAAGTGAAG GGCCTTGATGATTGTCGCCACACGGACCAGCTGAAGCGTCGCTATGACGACACGCATCATCTTCCTGTCTCGTTGCTCTTGGCGTCACACTGCCTGGATACCAAACCCTGGGAGCGTCGGACCCACCTTCAGCCAGACCTACAG GACTTTTCTTGCTGTGAAGAAGATGAGCAGCTCCTCTCTGATCAGAG GTTGACTTCCAGAGCTGCAGCCTCCTGCTCGTCCTCGGCGCTCCTCCTCCTCGCCGCAGCTCTCGTTCTGTTCGGCAGCCTGATCGCAGTCGTCATGGAACCTCCGTGTCACCGTGGCAACCAGATGTTTCGAACCTTCCACCTCATGCTGAGTTACGTCAACGGGCCTCCACCAACCTGA
- the si:ch211-137a8.2 gene encoding nesprin-2 isoform X1, producing the protein MLSCDGDPADEAVGSEVHLDLSQHPSYSGSAPLELEEEETGQGCETQSQDGRLQRCGQLDKRWILWHEFMKEHAHLDTWLRFAEQAVTSLSPAYITYSVAKEELKKFERLRSEAGSQLIQVDSLTRRNRTLTRLFQGTMQARLLASARECGQRWDDVNAKLESTGAQLQRFITEWEEFEAEREELGLWLADMDACLTEIDHMTGSNCKKLRRLQSFQQSVCENSGRVNALLQRGEVLIQRCQPADAQHVEGRLLELLRRCSHVYNNIASTHTRLLSMRLVFEDDWILSPTSDSGCPSESLHDGEEAFDKYHLDLPSVSNRLKDLRASGNSAAASPPRRPSPTHHPPPPPSPSFPTHEHMGLEWDPSVDIGRSVSHDDADSSYFSASTGLCQRGGMKRWSYLSSFDSVSDISADLTNQEVDVGSEEWLDHAAPRLLALRQDGDQWTTSTPAREDDEPMRFDGGRVKAWLSVQSSTPSENRTSCSKAVQTDGEVKGLDDCRHTDQLKRRYDDTHHLPVSLLLASHCLDTKPWERRTHLQPDLQDDKDFSCCEEDEQLLSDQRLTSRAAASCSSSALLLLAAALVLFGSLIAVVMEPPCHRGNQMFRTFHLMLSYVNGPPPT; encoded by the exons ATGCTCAGCTGTGATGGTGACCCTGCAGATGAAGCCGTGGGCTCGGAGGTCCATCTGGATCTTTCCCAGCACCCCTCCTACTCCGGCTCTGCTCCTTTAGAGCTAGAAGAAGAGGAAACGGGACAAGGATGTGAAACCCAAAGCCAAGATGGACGCCTTCAGAGATGCGGACA GTTGGATAAGAGGTGGATTCTCTGGCATGAGTTCATGAAGGAACACGCCCACTTAGACACTTGGCTGCGATTTGCTGAGCAGGCTGTTACCTCTTTAAGCCCCGCCTACATTACTTATAGTGTTGCCAAAGAGGAGCTGAAGAAGTTTGAG AGGTTGCGGTCTGAGGCAGGATCTCAGCTCATCCAGGTAGACAGTCTGACCCGCAGAAATCGGACATTGACTCGACTTTTCCAGGGCACAATGCAAGCCCGGCTGCTGGCATCGGCGCGGGAATGTGGCCAACGATGGGACGACGTGAACGCCAAACTGGAGTCCACCGGAGCACAGCTGCAG CGCTTCATCACGGAGTGGGAGGAGTTTGaagcagaaagggaggagcttggtCTCTGGTTGGCTGACATGGACGCTTGTCTAACTGAAATCGATCACATGACAGGAAGCAACTGTAAAAAACTGAGACGGCTTCAG TCGTTCCAGCAGTCCGTGTGCGAGAACTCGGGCCGTGTGAACGCCCTGCTGCAGCGTGGCGAGGTGCTGATCCAGCGCTGCCAACCAGCTGATGCTCAGCATGTGGAGGGCCGATTGCTGGAGCTGCTGCGGCGGTGCAGCCATGTCTACAACAACATCGCCAGCACACACACTCGTCTCCTCAGCATGAgactg GTTTTCGAGGACGACTGGATTCTGTCCCCGACTTCAGACTCCGGCTGTCCTTCAGAGAGTCTGCATGACGGCGAGGAAGCGTTTGATAAGTACCACCTGGACCTCCCTTCGGTTTCAAACCGCCTTAAAG ATCTCAGAGCATCAGGTAACTCTGCTGCAGCCTCCCCCCCACGCCGGCCTTCACCCACCCACCACCCTCCTCCTCCGCCGTCTCCGTCCTTTCCTACCCATGAGCACATGGGGCTGGAGTGGGACCCCTCGGTGGACATTGGACGCTCCGTCTCCCATGACGATGCAGACTCTTCGTATTTCAGCGCCAGCACAG GTTTGTGCCAACGAGGTGGCATGAAGCGGTGGAGCTACCTCAGCTCCTTTGACTCTGTTTCTGACATCAGTGCTGACCTCACAAACCAGGAAGTAGATGTT GGTTCAGAGGAGTGGCTCGACCATGCTGCACCCAGACTCCTCGCTCTCAGGCAAGATGGGGACCAATGGACAACCTCCACTCCTGCCAGAGAAGACGATGAGCCAATGAGGTTTGATGGAGGGCGTGTGAAGGCGTGGCTGAGTGTCCAGAGCTCCACCCCCTCTGAGAACAGGACTTCTTGTTCCAAGGCAGTCCAGACTGACGGAGAAGTGAAG GGCCTTGATGATTGTCGCCACACGGACCAGCTGAAGCGTCGCTATGACGACACGCATCATCTTCCTGTCTCGTTGCTCTTGGCGTCACACTGCCTGGATACCAAACCCTGGGAGCGTCGGACCCACCTTCAGCCAGACCTACAG GATGACAAGGACTTTTCTTGCTGTGAAGAAGATGAGCAGCTCCTCTCTGATCAGAG GTTGACTTCCAGAGCTGCAGCCTCCTGCTCGTCCTCGGCGCTCCTCCTCCTCGCCGCAGCTCTCGTTCTGTTCGGCAGCCTGATCGCAGTCGTCATGGAACCTCCGTGTCACCGTGGCAACCAGATGTTTCGAACCTTCCACCTCATGCTGAGTTACGTCAACGGGCCTCCACCAACCTGA